A window of Nonomuraea angiospora genomic DNA:
CGCCGACCGGCCGGAACGACTGGCGGGCCTGCTCGTCAAGAAAGATCGTCCGTGCGTTGACCAGCTTCCCATGGAGCTCGGTGTGCCGTTGACGGCACTTCTCCAGCAGTGCCGCGATGCGCGCCGAGGCCTTGGCGACCTCCGGTTCGGTGTCGGGCGCGTCCAGCGCTCCTCGGAGATGGCCGAGCAACCTGGACTCTGTCGCGAGCCGTTCCTCCAGGTGCGTACGGTTGCGCTCCAACTGTTCCGGCACCTCCCTGACCCATTGGGGAAGCACGGTCCGAATGTCCCGCACGGTGTCCGCCAGCAATGTCCGCAGCTCATCGGCATAGCGGATGGACAGCAGCAGCGATCGTTCGGCCGCCTTCTCCGCCTGTCCGAACGCTCCGCGTTCGAGCTGCCGCGCGAGCATGAGCTCGATCGCGGCCTGCTCGTCCTCGACGTCGAACTCCAGCCCGCCCACCAGGGCGTTGATGGCGTCCGTCGAAGCCCGCAGGACGTTGACGCCTCTGCGGTGATCCTCATGCTCGGTCAGTAGCCGGAACTCGGCCGTCCCGACCCGATGGCGGACCGAGCCGTCGTCGGCACGTCCGAAGATCGAGACCTGGTAGCTGAACGGCGCCTCGCGTTCCTTGCGGTTGAGCAGCGCGTCCACCACATACCGCGCCACCGCGACGTGTTCATCGATGGAACGTTCCGGATGGGCGCCGGCGGCCAGCACGGCCAGCCCCGAAACCGCTTCGTCGTAGGTGACCTCGTGATCGAATCCCTGCTTGGCGATCACAGCATCGATGGCGGCCAAGGCGAGCGTCACGACGTCGTACTCGCATCCGCCCCACATCTGCCGTGCGGCGTTGTCCGCCGCGTCGGCCACCGGCCGGGCCCGCAGGAGCGCTCGTACGCGATCCCCGAACGACTCCTCGAACACCGCCCCGCCCACGGTCGAGAGATCGCTCACTGAGGCGTAACCCCCTTGGTGCGCCGACATCCGCCGCAACAGTGTGATGGCCGGGCAGCGCCCGCATCACAAGTCACTATCTTTTGATCGTGGAAAAGGCGGCTACGGTTACATGCGGCGAGACGCGGGAGGGTTTTTCAAAGGCTCGTCCTGTTTCGACTATGAAAGAAATACAGCCCACCGACGGCAAGTCGGGGCGGCCGTCGGCGACGTACCCGATCCGTCAGGTGGCCCAGGATTTCGACCTGACGGAGACAGCGGTGCGGCAGTGGTGCGCCGGACCATGGCTTTCTTCGCCGAGGAGTCCGGCGAGCGTGCGCCCGTGCATCGAGGCCGCAAAGGCGGGTGCGGGTGATTGCCGCCGGACAGGGTCAGCCCGACGCTGTCTGACCGCATGGTCCCGCGTGGTCGCAGTACGGCTGAAGACGGCTCTGCCCGCAACCACACAGAACGGCCCTGGTCTCCGCACGCGGGCCTGCCGCCGTGTCCATGCTCAACTCGCCGCGCGCGATCAACTGTCCGACGGTGTTGCGCGTGATCCGCGTGGGCCGGTCCGGAATCTCCGCCCCTCCGTCCACGAGTTCGTACTGCAGCGCACCCGAGGGACAGCGCCGCACCACTTCGGCCAGGCGCTCGGCCTCGGCGCCGTCCGGCCGGATCCACGGGCGCTCACCCGGGTCGAAGACCTCGGGCAAACCGTGGACGCATTCGGCGGCGTGCAGGCAGCGCCTGGCCTCGAATGTCACGGTGATCGACCGGCCCACGTACGCCTTCTTCTCGGTTCCGCTGCTCATGCCGGCCTCCGTCGCTGCCATGCCCGGTGTTCAGTCGCTGACTCTGCTGCGGGACTGATACAGCAGGTCCTGGTACTCGGGGTGCCGGGCGATCCACCCCGCGAAGAACGGACAGGTCGCCAGCACCCGCAGGTTCGCGGCGCGCGCCTCGTCGAGGGCGGTGCGAACCAGCGCCGACCCGATCCCCCTGCCCTCGTACTCCGGCGGAACCTCGGTATGCACGAACGCGACGAGTTCTGTCGTACGGATGTACTCCGCGACGCCCGCGACCTTGGACCCACCCTCGACCCGGGCCTCGTACCGCTTGGCCTCGGGAACGTCAATCACTTCCACTGACATGTGTCCTCCATATGCTTTCCGCGTGGCCTTGTTCCACGCCAATCCCATCAAGTCAAGTGCGCGGTGCCTTCGCCGCAGTGAGTACCTTCGCGCGGCCCGGCCACAGGCGGTGAGGAGCTTGCGTACCGACGGGATCCGCTGTGCTATCGTGCCCGCGAGGACCGATAGGAACACAGTGTCAAGGACTCTCCTGCGGACTTGACTCGACGGTGGGATCACGTCAGATCCCGTGGACCCGCATCGAGATCATCGCGTGGACCTCCAGGCGCCGGCCACGATATGCATCCGTGTCCGAGGTGATCCAGGAAGGGACAGACATGGCCTGGAGCACCCGGGAGCTCGCCGAGCTCGCCGGCACCACGGTGAACACCATCCGGCACTACCACCGGCTCGGCCTGCTCGAGGAACCGGAGCGCCGCTACAACGGATACAAGCAGTACGGCGTACCGCATCTTGTCTGCCTGCTGCGCATCCGCCGCCTTGTGGAGCTCGGGGTGCCACTGTCTGAGATCGGCGTGGCGAAGTCGAACGGGGACGTTCCCCTGGAGGTGCTGCGCCAGGTCGACGCCCAGCTCGCAGCCGAGATGGAGCGCCTGCGCAAGGCCCGCTCCGACATCGCCGTCATTCTGCGCGATGGCGCGCCGGCTGACACCCCGGCGGGCTTCGAGTCCGCCGCCGCGAACCTGTCCGCGGCCGACACCTCCCTCATCCACGTCTACACCCGGCTGTATGACGACGAGGCTCTGAAAGACCTGCAGCGCATGGCGGAAACCGACACCGATCCCGTCAACGCGGAGCTGGACGCCCTTCCTCCGGACGCGGACGAGGCCACCCGGCAGAGCCTCGCCGAGAGGCTTGCACCGCTCATCGCCCAGAACCTCATCGACTATCCGTGGCTGACCAACCCTGAAGGGCGCCTGTCCAAGAGCGAGCACGCCACTCAGCAGTTGTTGATCGACGCCGTAGCCGCGCTCCGCAACACCGCACAGATCGACGTGCTCACCCGGGCCAGCATCCTCGCGCACCAGCAACTGGGCCTCGCGCAGGCGGCCGAGGACGACACAAATCCCGCTTGACTCCTCCGGCCGGGAGACTCACGACCAAGGACAGCGATGCCCGTTCGGGGCTGGGAGGACAGGGAACCTGCCGGCTCGCCGCGCATCAGCAATGCGGCGACAATCGTCGCGGTCGCCACGGCGATCATCGAGTCCCAGCTGCAGAACCTCGACCATTCTCTCCCAGGCTGCCGATCACGAGAGAGATGTCCCTGCTCGGGTTCCAGGTGAGCCTCGGCTGTGGGCAGGTGCTCGGCCGGCCACCGGCCGCGCGCTACCGGTACCATCTGGTCCACGGTGCCGCGGCCAGCAGTTCTGTGCGCCCATGCCGTCGACGTAGTCGAGGCCTTCGGCGTCGAACGGCGCGAACGAGGCGACGAGCAGCACGTCCTCAATGCTCCCAGGGGCCACCGCCGCGCTGGCCGGCGCCTGCGGCATGCCATGATGGAACAGGACGACCGGTCCTGTGCTCGGTCCTCGCACTTCATACTCGAGATCACGCCCATCGGGCAGCCGCAGAAGTGGCACTGGAGTCTCCGCCACCTTCTGAGATCGAACGGAATGCGGTCCAGGTCGCACCCGGCGCTTCTCGGCAGGCTTCGAGGTCCTTCGGTGCGCCGGGCGCCTCGGTCTGGGCCACGTCTCGGCGCACCGGTACAGGCGGCGACGTCGAGCCGGCTGTCTCACCCCGGCCAGGGGCGGCCGCAAGGCGTCTCGGGCCACCCCCAGGCTGTGTCGGCGGTTGTTCAGACCGGAACGACGAGATGGAGCGCGAGCCAGGCCGAGACGGTCGCTATGGTCGTCCAGAGAACGATCGCTACAGCCTGCCAGAGCAACACCCACGCTCGCGGCGTCCCGCCGGCGACGAGCATCGCGGACATGAACTGGGTCGGGATGGCGAGAGGGCCGAGGAGGCTCGCGCCAGGAACCCCGAAACGGACAAGCCACTTCTTGAAGCGCTTGTGGCCCTTGGACTCGGGCTTGGCGGGCGTACCCTCCTGGTGAGCGGCGTCCGCCGCGGACTCGGGAACGCCCCTGGCTTCCCCGTCCGCCACGGTATGGGCCGTGCGGTGGTTCACGACGGCGGTGCGAGTCCTCGAGGTGAGGAATACCACGAGGAGAACGCAGATATAGTTCCCCGCGGCTGCGGCGATGCCCGTCACGATGGGATTGAGGCCCCCCACCACACCGATCAACGACGCCACCTCGCCCTCGATGAACGGGATCGCGCCGGCGAGCATCACAATGACAGGTTGGATGAACTCGGGGACCTGTCCCACGAGATCTTGGAAGCTGCTGACGAGTTGCTCAAGGGGATTCATGAGGGGACTCCTTGTGGGTGCAGACCGTTATGTCGAGCCACCTCGGCTCTGTTCCCAGTGGAAACCGCGTTCCCGGGACAGGGTCAAACCACCCGGAGCACGTGACCTTTCCTTCGCGCGACAGGGGTAGCGGAACGCACCTGAGGTGTATTCGGCGGGGCGTCGTCGGCGTGGGTCCAGAGCAGACCGTGCGGGGCGCCTTCGATCTCGACATAGTCGGCCTCGGGGAACGCCGCGTGGAAGCGACGCCCGGTGGCGTCGATGGGGAGGATGTTGTCCTTGGTGCCGTGCAGGATCAGCGCCGGCTTGCCACTGGCGCGCACCGCCTCGACGTCACCGCGGAAGTCCTCGATCCAGGACGGGACGACCGCGTACGCGGCGACCGGGGCGCTGCCGATCGCGACGTTCCAGCTGGCGGTGACGGCCTCCTGGCTGATCCGGGAGCCGAGGTTCTCGTCCAGGTTGTAGAAGTCCGAGTAGAACCGCGTGAACCAGGCGTACCGGTCGCCCTTCGCGGCCGCGGAGATGCCGTCGAACACCTCCTGTGGGACCCCCTCGGGGTTGTCGTCGCGGGCGACGAGGAACGGTTCGAGCGAGGCGAGGAACGCGAGCTTCGCTACTCGCTCATGCCCGTAGCGTGCCACGTACCGGGCCAGTTCCCCGGTGCCCATCGAGAAGCCGACCAGCACCACATCGCGCAGGTCCAGGGTCTCCAGGACCGTGTTCAGGTCCGCGGCGAACGTGTCGTAGTCATAACCGGAGCCGACCTTCGACGACTGCCCGAATCCGCGACGGTCGTAAGTGATGACCCGGTACCCGGACGCGAGGAGCTCGCGCGTCTGACGCTCCCAGCTGTGCCCGTTCAGCGGGTAGCCGTGGATGAGGACGACCGGTTGACCCGATCCCTGGTCCTCGTAATACAGTTGGTTGGCCCCGGGGATGAGGGCACCAGCATCGCATCCACTGCGGCGGTCCCAGGGTTCACAAACATTCGATCGAGCGGAACCGGTGTTCCCGCCACAGGGTCACCGGGACACGCCGTCCAGGATGAGATCGCCGGTGATCCAGCCGACCGCCATGCTCGGCGCGGCCGTGTTGCCACTCGGCAGCGTCGGCATGACCGAGGCGTCGGCCACCCGGAGCCGGTCCGTCCCGCGTACCCGCAGCTGGTCGTCCACGGCACCGCTGGGCCCGAGAGCGCAGGTGCCGATCGGGTGATTGATGACGGCGCCGTGTTCGAGCGAGTGCCGCACCAGGCCTTCCTCGTCCTCGCTCTTCGGCAGGTCGGCACTGCTCGCGATCGATGCGAACGGCTCGGCCGCCACGATCTCCCGGAACCGGGCGAAGCCGGCGACGAGGAGCTTGCGGTCGTGGTCGGTGGACAGATAGTTCGGAACGAGCCGGGGAGCATGCTCGAGCCCCGGGCCAGTGATGTGGATCGACCCGGTGCTGGTGGGCGAGTGCGGGTAGAAACCCACCGCCGCGCCGCCGATCCGGGCTGGTGCCCCGTCGTGGCCGGGCACGACGAAGGGATAGAAGAGCAGATCCGTGTCCGGGGCCGACGCGCTCAGGTCCGACTTCAGCACCGCCGCCACCGTGGCCGTGCCGAACGGCAGGACAGCGGAGCCGCCCGGGACCTCGCTGAACTGCGTCATGAACGCTATACCGCGGTGCTGCCGGAGGTTGCCGCCGATGGCCCGGTTCCCCGCGACCATCGGCACGCCGGCCGCAGCGAGCACCCGCGGGTCGCCGACACCGCTGCGCTCGAGCAGCAACGGACTCTCCAGTGCGCCGGCGCAGACGATCACTTCGCGGCGCGCCGAAAAACTGACCACGCCCTCGGGGACAACCGCCTCCACACCGGTCGCGGTCGCGCCGTCGAAGATGATGCGCCGAACCTCGCAGTGCAGGACAAGTCTGACGTTCGGCCGGTCTATGGCCTCGTGCAGATAGGCGCGCGCCGCGCTCATCCGCCTGCCGTCGGCCACCGACACGGGAGCGTAGGCGGCACGCTCCCGCTGAGCTGGGAGGCATGCCAGCCGCACCTGGCCACCTGCTGCGCCGAGGTCGGCCTGCCTGGCACGGCCTCGGAGTTCGTGACGCAGATGAAGACCCGTATGAAGGACGTGGTCGCGGCCGTGGATGCGAGCTACCCGGACAACGCCGACCTGATCATCGACGAACAGGGCCGGCCCTCGCTCAAGGCCCGCAAGTCCGCCGGGAACAGCGCCGAGGTGCTCAAACTGGCCACCGCCGTCAAGGACCGGCTGCCGGAACGCTCGCTGCTGGACCCGGACCACCCGGCACCTGCGCTGGTTCCATCATTTCGGGCCGCTGTCGGGATCGGAGGCAAAGCCGGCTGACCCGCTGGAGCGCTACCTGCTGGCGGCCTTGCCTACGGCTGCAACCTCGGCGCCGCCCGGGCCGCCCGGCACCTGGGCGGCCGCATCAGCGCGCACGAGCGGTCCTACACCGTGCGCAAGCATGTCACGCTGGTCGCCTTGAACAAGGCGATCGCCGATGTGGTCAACACCTGCCTACGCTTGGATCTGGCCCGGTTGTCGGGGGGAGGGCAACGCGGTGGCCGCTGGCGGCACCAAGTACGACATCTATGCCGACAATCTGATCGCCGAGTTCGGTGTGGGAGGCGGTCTACATCATTGAGGGGGTCACCGGGCGTCGTCGCCGGTGTCGGCACCGTCGTCGTCGGCCTTGTGGAGCAGGTGCGCTCGACGGAGCACGTCGACCTGCGCGGGGTTGTAGAGCGCTCTGAGGGCGTGACCGGCGGCGCGCCGCGCCGCCTCGGCCTGGCCTGGCGTGGTGGCCCGCGGTTCCAGCGTCACGCCGTGTGCGGTGGCGCCCGGGACGATGAAGGGCGCGAGCTGCTCGGCGAGGGCCTGCCTGGTGGCATCGTCGGCGTCTTCGGGCAGGTCGCGGAACGTCTCGTCGAGATCGTCGTTCGGGTGTGCCTCGAGCGTGCGGCGCAGTACCTGCATCGACTCCTCCGAGAAGAGCTGGGCGTAGATCGTCAGCAGGGCGCGGTCGTTGTCGCGCAGGTCCTGGACGAGGCCGCTGAAGCTGGTCGGCACCTCCGGTGACGCACCCGGCTGCGCCAGGATGGCCAGCTCTTGCCGGATGCTCTCCAGCCGCCGGACCGTCGCCTCGAGCTCGGCGTCGACGGTCCGGAAGACGGAGGCCTGCCCTTCGCCGCTTGTGCCCATCTCGGCCACCTGCGCGAGCGGCACACCGAGCGCGGTCAGGCGCTTGATCTGCAGGAGCCGCGTCAGGTGGTGCACCTCGTAGCGCTTGTAGCCGTTGGGCTCGCGGTCGGGCTCGTCGAGCAGCCCGACCTGGTGGTAGTAGCGCACTGTCTTGACCGTGATGCCCGCCAGGTTGGCGATCTCGCGTGTGCTCCAGGTCATGGGGTCCTCACCTTGTCGTCCGGGGCCGGTTCTAGGTCGTGATCCGGGTACGTCGCTCGCGCACCCAGACGAGGACGACCATGGCGATGTTGACGGCGGCGAGGATCAGCAGGGCCGCGTCACCGGTGTCGGTGGACCGGTCGATGGTGTATCCCTCGCCGTCTGCCATCAGCGTGTTGACGCTCGAGAACAGGACGTTGTTGGCGATGTGGAACGCGGCCGGCGCCTCGATGCCGCGGCTGATGATCGCCATCAGTCCCGTGGCAACGCCGATGAAGGTGTAGTAGCCGAACAGCCAGGGGTCGCTGGAGCCGTGAACGACCGCGAAGGCCAGGCTGGAGACCACCAGACCGACGGCGAGGGCCGGGCGGACCGCGCGTACCCAGGACGCGGCGGCGGGCAGCACGGCGCTGCGGAACATCAGCTCCTCGCCGACGGACTGGAGCGGGGTGCTCAGCACGGTGATCACCAGCATGAGGATCGTCGTTCCGGAGACACCGAACGCGACCCAGCCCGGGGACTCGGGGGCGACCAGCGCCACCACGCCGATGCCGGCGCCCACCAGCAGGGCCGCGCCGAGCAGGTACTGCGCCAGGCGTCGACCGTCGAACGTCCGTGGTGAGCTGATCAGGCTGCGCCACGGTACCTTCGCCAGCCGTGCCAGCAGCAGGATCGCCACCACGCCCGAGATGCCCACGCTCAGGTTGATGGCCAGGAGTTTCAGCGGGGTGAAGGTGGCGGACATCGGGTCGTCGCTGCCCTCGATGACGCCCACGACCTGGTACAGCAGGATCTGCAGGAGCACCATCACGACCGGCGGCACGAGGAGGACGACCAGCGGCCTCCACCAGCTCATGCGGACGTGGGCACCGAACGGCCGGGAGCCGTCGACACCAGGCTCGCGACGTCCGGGTGCCGGGTCATCGGCCTGGTGCGGTGAGCTCGGGCGCGCTGGCGTGGCAGGGGTCTGGCCGGGTTCTGGCGCGGACATCGGGCGGTCCTCCTGGGTCGAGATGGTTGTTCCGCGCCCTAGGGAACACCGTGCCCTGGGGACACACTCAAGCGGTGTATCGCTCGAATATTGAGGTGCCTGGCCTGAGCTGCGGTTATGCGGCGTGGTGGTATTCGTTGATCGTGCCCGCAACGACGGGTTTCGACGGATGGATCGCAGGTCGTCGAGGTCGGTCACGTGCCGGGTAGGCACGCGGGTCAGGTGGCGTTCGTTGAGGATCAGGATCCGGTCCAGGAGTTCACGGCGCACAGTGCCGATAACGCGCTCGCGGATGGCGTTCATCCTGCAGCGGTCGTACGGACGTTCGCCGACCCCGCTTTTGGCTGTGTGCCGGCCCCACCCCTTGACCGCCAGAAGGTGGGCGCGCGAACTGACCCGAACTCCTTGGTACCCGAGATCGAGCTGAAGGGCCAACAGCCGTCCAGCGTGGGGCCAGAGCAGTGGCCGTGCCCGCTCAGCTCAGGTCCGACATGTCGAGGACGAAACGGTAGCGGACGCCGTTGCGGCGGAGGCGGTCGAGGGCCTCGTTCACCTGCGCCGAGGGCAACAGCTCGATGTCGGCGGTGATGCCTTTGCCGGCGCAGAACTCCAGCATGGCGGCGGTCGCGGGACGGCCTCCGCTGCCCGCTGAGCCGAGTTTCTTGCGTCCCACGAGCAGGTCCATGGTCTCCACGGTGACCGGTCCGAGGTGCCCGAGGGCGCTGAGCGTGCCGTCCAGGGCGACCATGCGCAGATACGGTCCGAGGTCGTGCGGGGTGGAGATGGTGTCGATGACCACGTCGAACCGGTCGCGGGCCGCGGCCGGCTGCTCCGGGTCCGTGGAGGCGAACCGGTCGCGGACGACGTACTCGCGGGAGAATCCTCCCATGGTGGCCGATCCGTCCCGCAGGTCGGTGCCGCCGTAGGTCAGGGTCGGGAACGCGTGACAGAAGTTCTCCTGACCGCCCCGGCACCAACGGCTGCCCTGCCGCGCCGTCGTGGTCGCGCAGCGCATGCAGGTCGCTGTGGCAGACGCCGCAGCAGCCGATCCGCACGGCAAGATCGTCGGGGCGCAGGTCGTCCGGGGCGGGGCACAGTGGGCCGGCGGTCGAGAAGCTCGTGACGGCACGACTGCACCAGGATGCGGCAGAAGATCAGACAGAAGAGGCGGAGCGCCACGAGCTCGAGCATGCCCGGCCCAGGCCACTGCTCCGACCGGTAAGCCAAGCAAACCCGCAGCTCACGACCGTGAACGGAGTATCGGCACCCTTCACGCGAGCGCACGGTGAGATCCGCGGTGTGAAAGGGTCTTGGGGTCCGATTTGCGAGGACGATAGAGTCTGGCCCTGAGGCAGAGCCGTGCCGGGGTTGAGGAGGGGGATGTCCATCACGCCCTTGTCCCTGCCGCAGCCTCCTGCGAAGGCGCCGGAGTTCGGACGAGACGCGCTGATCGTTTGCGAGAGTCTGGTGCGGATCTACCAGTCCGGGTCGGTCGAGGTGCAGGCACTGCAGGGGCTGGACCTGGTCGTGGACAGCGGGGAGATGGTGGCCGTCGTCGGAGCGTCCGGGTCGGGGAAGTCGACGTTGTTGTCCATCCTGGCCGGGGTCGACGCTCCGACCGCCGGGCGGGTGCGGGTCGATCAGTGGAATCTGCTGGACATGTCGCGGGCCGATCGTGTCCGGTATCGGCGGCACACCGTGGGACTCGTACGCCAGCAGACGGCCGCCAACCTCATCCCGTACCTGACCGCGCGGCAGATGGTCGACCTGCCGATGACAGCGGCCCGCACTCCCGGCCGGGTACGCCGCAGGCGCGCTGCCGAGTTGCTGGACCTGCTCGACGTCGCCGAGTGCGCCGAGCGGCGGCCCGCGCAGCTGTCCGGCGGGCAGCAGATGCGGGTGGCCATCGCGGTGGCCCTTGCCAACGAGCCCAGGGTGCTGCTGGCCGATGAGCCGACCGGGGAACTGGACAGCGCCACGTCGGCCGCGGTGTTCGGGCTGTTACGGGAGATCAACCGGCGGCTGGGCGTCACCGTCGTCATCGTGACCCACGATCCCGCGGTCAGCGGGCAGGTGGAGCGGACGGTGGCGATTCGCGACGG
This region includes:
- a CDS encoding (4Fe-4S)-binding protein, coding for MSSGTEKKAYVGRSITVTFEARRCLHAAECVHGLPEVFDPGERPWIRPDGAEAERLAEVVRRCPSGALQYELVDGGAEIPDRPTRITRNTVGQLIARGELSMDTAAGPRAETRAVLCGCGQSRLQPYCDHAGPCGQTASG
- a CDS encoding GNAT family N-acetyltransferase produces the protein MSVEVIDVPEAKRYEARVEGGSKVAGVAEYIRTTELVAFVHTEVPPEYEGRGIGSALVRTALDEARAANLRVLATCPFFAGWIARHPEYQDLLYQSRSRVSD
- a CDS encoding MerR family transcriptional regulator, producing MSEVIQEGTDMAWSTRELAELAGTTVNTIRHYHRLGLLEEPERRYNGYKQYGVPHLVCLLRIRRLVELGVPLSEIGVAKSNGDVPLEVLRQVDAQLAAEMERLRKARSDIAVILRDGAPADTPAGFESAAANLSAADTSLIHVYTRLYDDEALKDLQRMAETDTDPVNAELDALPPDADEATRQSLAERLAPLIAQNLIDYPWLTNPEGRLSKSEHATQQLLIDAVAALRNTAQIDVLTRASILAHQQLGLAQAAEDDTNPA
- a CDS encoding small multidrug efflux protein produces the protein MNPLEQLVSSFQDLVGQVPEFIQPVIVMLAGAIPFIEGEVASLIGVVGGLNPIVTGIAAAAGNYICVLLVVFLTSRTRTAVVNHRTAHTVADGEARGVPESAADAAHQEGTPAKPESKGHKRFKKWLVRFGVPGASLLGPLAIPTQFMSAMLVAGGTPRAWVLLWQAVAIVLWTTIATVSAWLALHLVVPV
- a CDS encoding alpha/beta fold hydrolase, which gives rise to MPGANQLYYEDQGSGQPVVLIHGYPLNGHSWERQTRELLASGYRVITYDRRGFGQSSKVGSGYDYDTFAADLNTVLETLDLRDVVLVGFSMGTGELARYVARYGHERVAKLAFLASLEPFLVARDDNPEGVPQEVFDGISAAAKGDRYAWFTRFYSDFYNLDENLGSRISQEAVTASWNVAIGSAPVAAYAVVPSWIEDFRGDVEAVRASGKPALILHGTKDNILPIDATGRRFHAAFPEADYVEIEGAPHGLLWTHADDAPPNTPQVRSATPVARRKGHVLRVV
- a CDS encoding GMC family oxidoreductase: MRLACLPAQRERAAYAPVSVADGRRMSAARAYLHEAIDRPNVRLVLHCEVRRIIFDGATATGVEAVVPEGVVSFSARREVIVCAGALESPLLLERSGVGDPRVLAAAGVPMVAGNRAIGGNLRQHRGIAFMTQFSEVPGGSAVLPFGTATVAAVLKSDLSASAPDTDLLFYPFVVPGHDGAPARIGGAAVGFYPHSPTSTGSIHITGPGLEHAPRLVPNYLSTDHDRKLLVAGFARFREIVAAEPFASIASSADLPKSEDEEGLVRHSLEHGAVINHPIGTCALGPSGAVDDQLRVRGTDRLRVADASVMPTLPSGNTAAPSMAVGWITGDLILDGVSR
- a CDS encoding MerR family transcriptional regulator → MTWSTREIANLAGITVKTVRYYHQVGLLDEPDREPNGYKRYEVHHLTRLLQIKRLTALGVPLAQVAEMGTSGEGQASVFRTVDAELEATVRRLESIRQELAILAQPGASPEVPTSFSGLVQDLRDNDRALLTIYAQLFSEESMQVLRRTLEAHPNDDLDETFRDLPEDADDATRQALAEQLAPFIVPGATAHGVTLEPRATTPGQAEAARRAAGHALRALYNPAQVDVLRRAHLLHKADDDGADTGDDAR
- a CDS encoding CPBP family intramembrane glutamic endopeptidase — its product is MSWWRPLVVLLVPPVVMVLLQILLYQVVGVIEGSDDPMSATFTPLKLLAINLSVGISGVVAILLLARLAKVPWRSLISSPRTFDGRRLAQYLLGAALLVGAGIGVVALVAPESPGWVAFGVSGTTILMLVITVLSTPLQSVGEELMFRSAVLPAAASWVRAVRPALAVGLVVSSLAFAVVHGSSDPWLFGYYTFIGVATGLMAIISRGIEAPAAFHIANNVLFSSVNTLMADGEGYTIDRSTDTGDAALLILAAVNIAMVVLVWVRERRTRITT
- a CDS encoding ABC transporter ATP-binding protein translates to MSITPLSLPQPPAKAPEFGRDALIVCESLVRIYQSGSVEVQALQGLDLVVDSGEMVAVVGASGSGKSTLLSILAGVDAPTAGRVRVDQWNLLDMSRADRVRYRRHTVGLVRQQTAANLIPYLTARQMVDLPMTAARTPGRVRRRRAAELLDLLDVAECAERRPAQLSGGQQMRVAIAVALANEPRVLLADEPTGELDSATSAAVFGLLREINRRLGVTVVIVTHDPAVSGQVERTVAIRDGRTSSEVLRRTATGDDGAPQVIAEEYAVMDRAGRIQVPRDYREALALTRRVRLVLEADHVAIRPDGGGAG